From Streptomyces qinzhouensis, one genomic window encodes:
- the hemG gene encoding protoporphyrinogen oxidase — MDSAHRGGAGTAAATGTQTATGTTGTTGGGTPPGRAVVVGGGISGLAAAHRLVTAGWRVTLLETAAVLGGKLSVGELAGVPVDLGAESLLARRPEAADLARAAGLGDRLRPPATTTASVWTRGALRPMPRGHVMGVPADAESLAGLLSPEGVARIARERELPPADLGDDIAVGRYVADRLGEEVVGRLVEPLLGGVYAGDAYRISMRAAVPALFEAARSHPYLLDAVRAVQDEAAARQRTGPVFLGLDGGVGTLPLAVADAVRAAGGELRTGTRVLGLERGAGGWRVRTDRGEILTADAVVLATPAWSTAELLSAESPAAAAELGRIEYASMSLITLAFRRADLDAAALPEGSGFLVPADEGRTIKASTFSSRKWQWADEASAAEGLAVLRTSVGRYGDEDHLDREDGELVDVSLRDLGAATGLAARPVASTVTRWIGGLPQYPVGHLDRTARIRAEVAKLPGLEVCGAAYDGVGIPACIADGQRAADTITTMRTRATGPGSDAGQ; from the coding sequence ATGGATTCCGCGCACCGCGGCGGCGCCGGTACGGCCGCCGCCACCGGCACACAGACCGCCACCGGCACCACCGGCACCACCGGCGGGGGTACGCCCCCGGGCCGGGCCGTCGTCGTCGGCGGGGGTATCTCCGGGCTGGCCGCCGCCCACCGGCTGGTCACCGCCGGCTGGCGGGTCACCCTGCTGGAGACCGCCGCCGTACTCGGCGGAAAGCTGTCCGTGGGCGAGCTCGCGGGCGTCCCGGTCGACCTGGGCGCCGAGTCGCTGCTCGCCCGCCGCCCGGAAGCCGCCGATCTCGCCCGCGCCGCCGGCCTCGGCGACCGCCTCCGGCCCCCGGCCACCACGACCGCCTCCGTCTGGACCCGCGGCGCCCTGCGGCCCATGCCCCGGGGCCATGTGATGGGTGTGCCCGCCGATGCCGAGTCCCTGGCCGGACTGCTCAGCCCCGAGGGCGTGGCGCGTATCGCCCGGGAGCGCGAGCTGCCGCCCGCCGACCTCGGCGACGACATCGCCGTCGGCCGCTATGTCGCCGACCGCCTCGGCGAGGAGGTCGTCGGCCGGCTGGTGGAGCCGCTCCTCGGCGGTGTGTACGCGGGCGACGCCTACCGCATCTCGATGCGGGCCGCCGTCCCCGCGCTGTTCGAAGCCGCCCGCTCCCATCCGTACCTCCTCGACGCCGTCCGCGCCGTCCAGGACGAGGCCGCGGCGCGGCAGCGGACCGGCCCCGTCTTCCTCGGGCTCGACGGCGGCGTCGGCACCCTCCCGCTCGCCGTCGCCGACGCCGTCCGCGCGGCCGGCGGCGAACTGCGCACCGGCACCCGCGTCCTCGGCCTGGAACGGGGCGCCGGCGGCTGGCGGGTACGGACGGACCGCGGCGAGATCCTGACCGCCGACGCCGTCGTCCTCGCCACCCCCGCCTGGTCCACGGCCGAACTGCTGTCCGCCGAGTCCCCGGCCGCCGCCGCCGAACTCGGCCGGATCGAATACGCCTCCATGAGCCTGATCACCCTGGCGTTCCGGCGCGCCGACCTGGACGCCGCGGCGCTGCCCGAGGGCAGTGGCTTCCTGGTGCCCGCGGACGAGGGCCGGACGATCAAGGCGTCCACCTTCTCCAGCCGCAAATGGCAGTGGGCCGACGAAGCCTCCGCCGCCGAGGGGCTGGCCGTGCTGCGGACCTCGGTGGGCCGCTACGGCGACGAGGACCACCTCGACCGCGAGGACGGCGAACTCGTCGATGTGTCCCTGCGCGACCTCGGCGCCGCCACCGGGCTCGCCGCCCGGCCCGTCGCCAGTACCGTCACCCGGTGGATCGGCGGTCTGCCGCAGTACCCCGTGGGCCATCTCGACCGCACCGCCCGGATCCGCGCGGAGGTCGCGAAACTCCCCGGACTGGAGGTCTGCGGCGCCGCCTACGACGGGGTCGGGATCCCCGCCTGCATCGCCGACGGACAGCGCGCGGCGGACACGATCACCACCATGCGGACCCGGGCGACGGGCCCCGGAAGCGACGCGGGACAATAG
- a CDS encoding DUF3000 domain-containing protein, producing the protein MAAAQGRFSDHAEHSPDGGAPEGDTVPKAFRRAVEALQGAGLRPEIEVDPARAPQKLAPYAHALEAAVVADDEDLADGRLVLLHDPAGHEAWRGTFRLVTLVRAELEPEMAADPLLPEVCWSWLTGALEARGLSYGEASGTVTRAGSHYFGGLSPRRPATQIEIRASWTPEEGPGGVPDTAAHLAAWCDLLCQIAGLPPVPAGGPEPATGVVSLPQRRGPQHRQR; encoded by the coding sequence ATGGCTGCGGCTCAGGGACGTTTTTCCGATCATGCTGAACATTCACCGGACGGTGGCGCCCCGGAGGGCGATACCGTCCCGAAGGCGTTCCGGCGGGCGGTGGAGGCATTGCAGGGCGCCGGGCTGCGCCCGGAAATCGAAGTGGACCCGGCCCGCGCCCCGCAGAAGCTGGCGCCGTACGCGCATGCGCTGGAAGCGGCGGTCGTCGCGGACGACGAGGATCTGGCGGACGGCCGGCTGGTGCTGCTCCACGATCCGGCCGGGCACGAGGCCTGGCGGGGCACCTTCCGGCTGGTGACACTGGTCCGGGCCGAGCTGGAGCCGGAGATGGCCGCGGATCCGCTGCTGCCGGAGGTGTGCTGGTCGTGGCTGACGGGCGCGCTGGAGGCGCGCGGACTGTCGTACGGGGAGGCGAGCGGGACCGTCACCCGTGCGGGCTCTCACTACTTCGGAGGACTTTCGCCGCGGCGTCCCGCGACCCAGATCGAGATCCGGGCGTCCTGGACCCCCGAGGAGGGTCCCGGCGGGGTGCCGGACACCGCCGCACACCTCGCGGCCTGGTGCGATCTGCTCTGCCAGATCGCCGGACTGCCGCCCGTCCCGGCGGGCGGGCCGGAGCCGGCGACGGGTGTGGTGAGCCTGCCGCAGCGGCGGGGACCGCAGCATCGCCAACGTTGA
- a CDS encoding FAD-dependent oxidoreductase, with the protein MAAQRLVVIGGDAAGMSAASQARRFRTPDELEIVAFERGHFASYSACGIPYWIGGQVAGRDKLIARTPEEHRARGIDLRMRTEVMEIDPDRGRVRTRDLESGTEEWTGWDRLVIATGARPVRPPIPGIGAPGVHGVQNLDDGQSLLTTLDALGPAGGRRRAVVVGAGYIGVEMAEALLHHGFEVTVLNRGEQPMATLDPDMGRLVHTAMDGLGITTVNRAEVTAVRTGDDGRVRAVATAAAEYPADVVVLGIGVAPETTLARAAGLPTGEYGGLLTDLSMRVRGRDAIWAGGDCVEVLDLVSGRDRHIPLGTHANKHGQIIGANIGGGYGTFPGVVGTAVSKVCDLEIARTGLREKDATAAGLQYVTATVESTSRAGYYPDASVMTVKILAERGTGRLLGLQIVGREGAAKRVDVAAVALTAGMTVERMTMLDLGYAPPFSPVWDPVLVAARKAVRAVTAAG; encoded by the coding sequence ATGGCAGCACAGCGACTGGTGGTCATCGGGGGCGACGCGGCCGGCATGTCCGCCGCCTCGCAGGCACGCAGGTTCCGCACGCCGGACGAGCTGGAGATCGTCGCCTTCGAGCGCGGTCACTTCGCCTCGTACTCGGCGTGCGGGATCCCGTACTGGATCGGCGGGCAGGTCGCGGGGCGGGACAAGCTGATCGCCCGGACGCCCGAGGAGCACCGGGCCCGGGGGATCGATCTGCGGATGCGGACCGAGGTCATGGAGATCGACCCGGACCGGGGGCGGGTCCGGACCCGCGATCTGGAGAGCGGCACCGAAGAATGGACGGGCTGGGACCGGCTGGTGATCGCCACCGGGGCCCGGCCGGTCCGGCCGCCGATCCCCGGGATCGGGGCGCCCGGGGTCCACGGGGTGCAGAACCTCGACGACGGACAGTCCCTCCTCACCACCCTCGACGCCCTCGGCCCGGCCGGGGGACGCCGCCGGGCGGTCGTGGTGGGCGCGGGGTACATCGGTGTCGAGATGGCGGAGGCGCTGCTGCACCACGGCTTCGAGGTCACCGTCCTGAACCGCGGCGAGCAGCCGATGGCGACCCTCGACCCCGATATGGGCCGGCTGGTGCACACGGCGATGGACGGTCTCGGCATCACCACGGTCAACCGCGCCGAGGTCACCGCGGTCCGTACCGGCGACGACGGACGGGTCCGCGCGGTGGCGACGGCGGCGGCCGAGTACCCGGCGGACGTGGTCGTCCTCGGGATCGGCGTGGCGCCGGAGACCACGCTGGCCCGGGCCGCGGGGCTGCCCACCGGGGAGTACGGGGGACTGCTGACCGACCTGTCGATGCGGGTCCGCGGCCGGGACGCGATCTGGGCGGGCGGGGACTGTGTGGAGGTGCTCGACCTGGTGTCGGGCCGGGACCGGCATATCCCGCTCGGTACCCACGCCAACAAGCACGGCCAGATCATCGGCGCGAACATCGGCGGCGGCTACGGCACCTTCCCCGGGGTGGTGGGCACCGCGGTCAGCAAGGTGTGCGATCTGGAGATCGCCCGGACCGGGCTGCGGGAGAAGGACGCGACGGCCGCCGGACTCCAGTACGTCACCGCCACCGTCGAGTCGACCAGCCGGGCGGGGTACTACCCGGACGCTTCGGTGATGACGGTGAAGATCCTCGCGGAGCGCGGGACGGGGCGGCTCCTCGGGCTCCAGATCGTGGGCCGCGAGGGCGCGGCGAAACGGGTCGACGTCGCCGCGGTGGCGCTGACGGCCGGGATGACCGTCGAGCGGATGACGATGCTCGACCTCGGCTACGCGCCGCCGTTCTCACCGGTGTGGGACCCGGTGCTGGTCGCGGCCCGCAAGGCGGTCCGGGCGGTCACCGCGGCGGGATAG
- a CDS encoding alpha/beta hydrolase: MGYGLVAGLGSLVLSALTVTPATGTAVHGSGDAATPEARGTAAAADRAAERGIRFGDCPAAEGLPETVSCGTVEVPLDYAEPDGRRIALTVSRIAATGEPADYQGAFVYNPGGPGASSMYFPLAGQLQEWKRIARAYDLVGYAPRGVGRSAPLSCLEPKEFVKAPTASETHPSPAFKRARIAEAREYADACARRAGDALRHYTSLNNARDLEVLRAALGQERLTFMGASYGTYFGALYATLFPSHVRRMVFDSAVHPAREKIWYRNNLDQSFAFERRWADFRAWVARHDAAYGLGTTPEAVARRYEEAKARVAKEPAGGVVGPAQLQGAFLGAAYYDDYWPARATALSEYLSGNDKPLIRQAAPKKEWAADSENANAVYTAILCNDAPWPTEWKVWDRDNTALARKAPFETWDNAWMNLPCAFWRAPRQQPLEVRTRWGALPPVLILAAEHDAATPYEGAKELARKLKGAVLITEEDAGTHGIGGGANDCVNAYLEDYLLRGEAPVRRASCAPHPEPDPVSLDQRTLRPQPLRPAV; the protein is encoded by the coding sequence GTGGGGTACGGCCTGGTGGCCGGTCTCGGGTCGCTGGTCCTGTCCGCGCTGACCGTGACGCCCGCGACCGGCACCGCGGTCCACGGGTCCGGTGACGCCGCGACACCGGAGGCCCGGGGTACCGCCGCCGCCGCGGACCGGGCCGCCGAGCGGGGCATCCGCTTCGGCGACTGCCCGGCGGCGGAGGGCCTCCCCGAAACCGTCTCCTGCGGCACGGTGGAAGTCCCCCTCGACTACGCGGAACCCGACGGGCGGCGGATCGCCCTGACCGTCAGCCGGATCGCGGCGACCGGCGAACCCGCCGACTACCAGGGCGCGTTCGTCTACAACCCGGGCGGACCGGGCGCGTCCAGCATGTACTTCCCGCTCGCCGGACAGCTCCAGGAGTGGAAGCGGATCGCCCGCGCCTACGATCTGGTCGGCTACGCACCGCGCGGCGTCGGCCGCTCGGCACCTCTGTCGTGCCTGGAGCCCAAGGAGTTCGTCAAGGCCCCGACGGCATCCGAGACGCACCCCTCGCCCGCGTTCAAGCGGGCGCGGATCGCCGAGGCCAGGGAGTACGCCGACGCGTGCGCGCGGCGGGCGGGCGACGCGCTGCGCCACTACACCTCCCTCAACAACGCCCGCGATCTGGAGGTGCTGCGGGCCGCGCTCGGCCAGGAGCGGCTGACGTTCATGGGCGCCTCCTACGGCACGTACTTCGGCGCCCTCTACGCCACGCTGTTCCCCTCGCACGTCCGCCGGATGGTCTTCGACTCGGCGGTGCACCCGGCCCGGGAGAAGATCTGGTACCGCAACAACCTCGACCAGTCCTTCGCGTTCGAACGCCGCTGGGCCGACTTCCGCGCCTGGGTGGCCCGGCACGACGCCGCCTACGGACTCGGCACCACCCCGGAGGCGGTGGCCCGCCGCTACGAGGAGGCGAAGGCCCGGGTCGCGAAGGAGCCCGCGGGCGGTGTCGTCGGCCCGGCCCAGCTCCAGGGCGCGTTCCTGGGCGCCGCCTACTACGACGACTACTGGCCGGCCCGGGCGACGGCCCTGTCGGAGTATCTGAGCGGCAACGACAAGCCGCTGATCCGGCAGGCCGCGCCGAAGAAGGAGTGGGCGGCGGATTCGGAGAACGCGAACGCCGTGTACACGGCGATCCTCTGCAACGACGCGCCCTGGCCCACGGAGTGGAAGGTGTGGGACCGGGACAACACGGCCCTGGCCCGCAAGGCGCCGTTCGAGACCTGGGACAACGCCTGGATGAATCTGCCGTGCGCGTTCTGGCGGGCGCCGCGGCAGCAGCCGCTGGAGGTGCGGACCCGCTGGGGCGCGCTGCCGCCGGTGCTGATCCTGGCCGCGGAGCACGATGCGGCGACCCCGTACGAGGGGGCGAAGGAACTGGCGCGGAAGCTGAAGGGGGCGGTCCTGATCACGGAGGAGGACGCGGGCACCCACGGTATCGGCGGTGGCGCGAACGACTGCGTCAACGCCTATCTGGAGGACTATCTGCTGCGCGGCGAGGCGCCGGTGCGGCGCGCGTCGTGCGCGCCGCACCCGGAGCCCGACCCGGTGTCGCTGGACCAGCGGACGCTGCGGCCGCAGCCACTGCGCCCCGCCGTCTGA
- the hemQ gene encoding hydrogen peroxide-dependent heme synthase, with protein MSAPEKTPNAGKKAKDLNEVIRYTLWSVFKLRDVLPDDRAGWADEVEELFAKLAAEDVTIRGTYDLSGLRADADLMIWWHAETADELQDAYNRFRRTRFGRAFEPVWSNMALHRPAEFNKSHIPAFLADERARDYVSVYPFVRSYDWYLLPDEDRRRMLADHGKMARGYPDVRANTVASFSLGDYEWVLAFEADELHRIVDLMRHLRASEARMHVREEVPFFTGRLKSVADLVAGLA; from the coding sequence ATGAGTGCGCCAGAAAAGACCCCGAACGCGGGCAAGAAGGCCAAGGACCTCAACGAGGTCATCCGCTACACGCTGTGGTCGGTCTTCAAGCTCCGTGACGTACTGCCCGACGACCGGGCCGGCTGGGCCGACGAGGTCGAGGAGCTGTTCGCGAAGCTGGCCGCCGAGGATGTCACGATCCGCGGCACGTACGACCTCTCCGGGCTGCGGGCCGACGCCGATCTGATGATCTGGTGGCACGCCGAGACCGCGGACGAGCTCCAGGACGCGTACAACCGATTCCGCCGCACCCGCTTCGGCCGGGCGTTCGAACCGGTGTGGTCCAATATGGCGCTCCACCGGCCCGCGGAGTTCAACAAGTCCCATATCCCGGCGTTCCTCGCGGACGAGCGGGCCCGGGACTATGTCAGCGTCTACCCGTTCGTCCGTTCCTACGACTGGTACCTGCTGCCCGACGAGGACCGGCGGCGGATGCTCGCCGACCACGGGAAGATGGCCCGCGGCTATCCGGACGTGCGCGCCAACACGGTGGCGTCGTTCTCCCTCGGCGACTACGAGTGGGTCCTCGCCTTCGAGGCGGACGAACTGCACCGGATCGTCGACCTGATGCGCCATCTGCGCGCCTCCGAGGCCCGGATGCACGTCCGCGAGGAGGTTCCCTTCTTCACCGGCCGGCTGAAGTCCGTGGCGGATCTGGTGGCCGGCCTCGCCTGA
- the hemE gene encoding uroporphyrinogen decarboxylase has product MSAYDRPPGQQPKTYDSAFLKACRREPVPHTPVWFMRQAGRSLPEYLKVREGIPMLESCMRPELVKEITLQPVRRHGVDAAIYFSDIVVPLKAIGIDLDIKPGVGPVVAEPIRSRADLARLRDLTPEDVWYVTEAIGLLTEELGGTPLIGFAGAPFTLASYLVEGGPSRNHEHTKALMYGDPELWADLLDRLAEITSAFLKVQIEAGASAVQLFDSWVGALAPADYRRSVMPASTKVFDAVAGYGVPRIHFGVGTGELLGLLGEAGADVVGVDWRVPLDEAARRVGPGKALQGNLDPAVLFAPREAVETKTREVLAAAAGLEGHVFNLGHGVLPSMDPDALTRLTEFVHTETAR; this is encoded by the coding sequence GTGAGCGCCTACGACCGCCCCCCGGGCCAGCAGCCGAAGACGTACGATTCCGCCTTTCTGAAGGCCTGCCGCCGGGAGCCGGTGCCGCACACCCCGGTCTGGTTCATGCGACAGGCGGGGCGCTCGCTGCCGGAGTATCTGAAGGTCCGTGAGGGCATTCCGATGCTGGAGTCCTGCATGCGGCCGGAGCTGGTCAAGGAGATCACCCTCCAGCCGGTGCGGCGGCACGGCGTCGACGCGGCGATCTACTTCAGCGACATCGTCGTCCCGCTCAAGGCCATCGGGATCGACCTCGACATCAAGCCCGGTGTCGGGCCCGTCGTCGCCGAGCCGATCCGCAGCCGCGCGGACCTCGCCAGGCTGCGGGATCTGACCCCGGAGGACGTCTGGTACGTCACCGAGGCCATCGGACTGCTGACGGAGGAGCTGGGCGGCACCCCGCTGATCGGCTTCGCGGGCGCCCCCTTCACCCTCGCCAGCTATCTCGTCGAGGGCGGCCCCTCCCGCAACCACGAGCACACCAAGGCGCTGATGTACGGCGACCCGGAGCTGTGGGCGGATCTGCTGGACCGGCTCGCGGAGATCACCTCGGCCTTTCTGAAGGTTCAGATCGAAGCCGGTGCGAGCGCCGTGCAGCTCTTCGACTCCTGGGTCGGCGCCCTCGCCCCGGCGGACTACCGCCGCTCGGTGATGCCCGCGTCCACCAAGGTCTTCGACGCGGTCGCCGGATACGGAGTGCCCCGTATCCACTTCGGGGTGGGTACGGGCGAGCTGCTCGGTCTGCTCGGCGAGGCGGGCGCGGACGTCGTCGGCGTCGACTGGCGCGTCCCCCTGGACGAGGCCGCCCGCCGAGTGGGCCCCGGCAAGGCGCTCCAGGGCAATCTCGACCCCGCGGTCCTCTTCGCCCCCCGCGAGGCCGTCGAGACGAAGACCCGCGAGGTGCTGGCGGCCGCCGCCGGCCTGGAAGGCCATGTCTTCAACCTGGGCCACGGCGTCCTGCCGTCCATGGACCCCGACGCCCTGACCCGCCTCACCGAGTTCGTCCACACCGAGACCGCCCGCTGA
- a CDS encoding DUF4349 domain-containing protein produces MRARRVFAALMVAGVLTVSGCSASDSADKSAAADHDRKAAAEPEGGTGAGRAAEVAKPTDPAAPPTGDPTAKPGSGGADTKKPPLAAAHIIRTAELQVEVEDVGKAVASARRIAEAEGGYVGEESSGFAAGSDTGDADSSRIVLRVPQERYGAVLAALSKGGRLVSVESAAKNVTSQVVDTESRIATQRASVARVRELMDRADKLSDIVSLEAELGRRQADLESLLAQQASLKNQSAMSTITLDYREPEPRDDKAGKEDGPGVLDALSGGWRALVTVALWVVIVLSAVLPFLVVLALGGAVWWWLRRRTRRARAGTEADPEPADDGQDRG; encoded by the coding sequence ATGCGTGCTCGACGAGTGTTCGCCGCGCTGATGGTGGCGGGGGTGCTGACGGTGTCCGGCTGCTCCGCATCCGATTCGGCCGACAAGTCCGCGGCGGCGGATCACGACCGGAAGGCCGCGGCCGAGCCGGAGGGCGGTACCGGGGCCGGCCGCGCGGCGGAGGTGGCGAAGCCCACGGACCCCGCGGCGCCTCCTACCGGGGACCCCACCGCGAAGCCCGGCAGCGGCGGCGCGGACACGAAGAAACCGCCGCTCGCCGCCGCGCACATCATCCGGACCGCCGAGCTCCAGGTGGAGGTCGAGGACGTCGGGAAGGCCGTCGCGAGCGCCCGGCGGATCGCCGAGGCCGAGGGCGGCTATGTGGGCGAGGAGTCGTCGGGGTTCGCGGCCGGCTCCGACACCGGTGACGCCGACTCGTCCCGGATCGTGCTGCGGGTGCCGCAGGAGCGGTACGGGGCGGTCCTCGCGGCCCTGTCGAAGGGCGGCAGGCTGGTGTCCGTGGAGTCCGCGGCCAAGAACGTCACCAGCCAGGTCGTGGATACCGAGAGCCGGATCGCCACCCAGCGGGCCAGTGTGGCGCGGGTACGGGAGCTGATGGACCGGGCGGACAAACTGAGCGACATCGTCTCGCTGGAGGCCGAGCTGGGCCGTCGGCAGGCGGATCTGGAGTCGCTGCTGGCCCAGCAGGCGTCGCTGAAGAACCAGTCGGCCATGTCGACGATCACCCTGGACTACCGGGAGCCCGAGCCGCGGGACGACAAGGCGGGGAAGGAGGACGGTCCCGGGGTGCTGGACGCCCTCTCCGGCGGCTGGCGGGCGCTGGTGACGGTGGCGCTGTGGGTGGTGATCGTACTGAGCGCGGTACTGCCGTTTCTGGTGGTGCTGGCGCTGGGCGGTGCCGTGTGGTGGTGGCTGCGCCGGCGGACGCGGCGGGCCCGGGCCGGTACGGAGGCGGACCCGGAGCCGGCGGACGACGGGCAGGACCGGGGCTGA
- a CDS encoding response regulator transcription factor: MSVLLEQPASLVAYRPNKPTAMVVVADPRVRSTVTRHLWALGVRDVIEASSIAEARPRIGNPRDICVADVHLPDGSGLTLLSETRAAGWPNGLALSAADDIGAVRNALAGGVKGYVVTGTRTNIGHPTRPGAAPIGAAAARLGHRRPPGAPSHPGGYRELSGREVEVLRLVAEGQSNKAIGVSMGLSALTVKSHLARIARKLGTGDRAGMVAVALRTGIIH; this comes from the coding sequence GTGTCCGTCCTTCTCGAGCAGCCCGCAAGCCTGGTCGCCTACCGTCCGAACAAGCCGACCGCGATGGTGGTCGTGGCAGATCCGCGCGTCCGCTCCACCGTCACCCGCCACCTGTGGGCGCTCGGCGTCCGGGATGTGATCGAGGCCTCGTCCATCGCGGAGGCCCGCCCCCGTATCGGCAACCCCCGCGACATCTGTGTCGCCGACGTCCATCTGCCCGACGGATCCGGGCTCACCCTGCTCTCCGAGACCCGCGCCGCGGGCTGGCCCAACGGCCTCGCCCTCTCCGCCGCCGACGACATCGGCGCCGTACGCAACGCCCTCGCGGGCGGTGTGAAGGGCTATGTCGTCACCGGCACCCGCACCAATATCGGCCATCCGACCCGGCCCGGCGCGGCCCCCATCGGCGCGGCCGCGGCCCGCCTCGGCCACCGCCGCCCGCCGGGCGCCCCCAGCCATCCGGGCGGTTACCGAGAGCTGTCGGGCCGGGAAGTCGAGGTCCTGCGGCTGGTGGCGGAGGGCCAGTCGAACAAGGCCATCGGCGTCTCCATGGGCCTGTCCGCACTCACCGTGAAGAGCCATCTGGCCCGGATCGCACGCAAGCTCGGCACCGGCGACCGGGCCGGAATGGTCGCCGTCGCCCTGCGCACGGGCATCATCCACTGA